The genomic window GGTCCTGCGGGCGCTTCGGTCCGGCGATGGAGGGGACGACCGTGGAGAGGTCGAGTTCGAGCTTCTCGGAGAAGTCGGGCTCGGCGGCCGGGTCGAGCCAGAGGCCCTGCTCCTTGGCGTACGCCTCGACGAGCGCGACCTGCTGGGCGTCGCGGCCGGTCAGGCGCAGGTACTTCAGCGTCTCGTCGTCGATCGGGAAGATCGCGGCGGTGGAACCGAACTCCGGCGACATGTTGCCGATGGTGGCGCGGTTCGCGAGGGAGGTGGCGGCGACGCCCTCTCCGTAGAACTCGACGAACTTGCCGACGACGCCGTGCTTGCGGAGCATCTCGGTGATGGTCAGCACGAGGTCGGTGGCCGTGGTGCCGGCCGGGAGCTCGCCGGTCAGCTTGAAGCCGACGACGCGCGGGATGAGCATGGAGACCGGCTGGCCGAGCATCGCGGCCTCGGCCTCGATGCCGCCGACGCCCCAGCCCAGCACACCGAGGCCGTTGACCATGGTGGTGTGCGAGTCGGTGCCGACGAGCGTGTCGGGGTACGCCTGGCCGTTACGGACCATGACCGTGCGGGCCAGGTGCTCGATGTTGACCTGGTGGACGATGCCGGTGCCCGGGGGGACGACCTTGAACTCGTCGAAGGCGGTCTGGCCCCAGCGCAGGAACTGGTAGCGCTCCTTGTTGCGGCCGTACTCCAGCTCGACGTTCTGGGCGAACGCGTCGTTGGTGCCGAACTTGTCGGCGATGACGGAGTGGTCGATGACCAGCTCGGCCGGGGCCAGCGGATTGATCTTCGCCGGGTCGCCGCCGAGCTCCTTGACGGCCTCACGCATGGTGGCGAGGTCCACGACACAGGGGACGCCCGTGAAGTCCTGCATGATCACGCGGGCCGGCGTGAACTGGATCTCCTGGCTGGGCTGGGCCTGCGAGTCCCATCCGCCCAGCGCCCGGATGTGGTCGGCGGTGATGTTCGCGCCGTCCTCGGTGCGGAGCAGGTTCTCCAGCAGCACCTTCAGGCTGTAAGGGAGGCGCGCGGAGCCCTCGACCTTGTCCAGCTTGAAGATCTCGTACGACTCGTCGCCCACGCGCAGCGCGCTGCGGGCGTCGAAGCTGTTCGCCGACACGACAGTCTCCTTCTTCAATGTGCGCGTTCAACCGCGCCGCGCCTCATGTGCGGCCGGCGCCGCCTGCGGCCCCCACCATCCGCTAAGGTAAGGATTAGTTAGGTAACCCTTACCGAGCGGCGGCTGCGGTGCGCTTCGGCAGATATCTCGATGTCGAGATAACTCTAGTACATCGCCGCCGCGCGGTCATGCCCGGGCGTCCGTGTCCGGCGCCACTCCGCGATGACGCACGGCCGCGCCCCAGGCCGGGCGGATCCCGCCGGAGTCCGGCGGGGCCGTGTTCTCGCGGCGTCGCCGGACATGCGCCGCCCGAGCGTGACGAACGATCACCGTGCGCTTCGCTCCACCTCGCCCGGTGCGGCACGCACACACAGATGACGACCACACCGCCCGGGAAGGCGCCGTGCACTTCACCAACACCTCCGAGGCCGTGCGGGCATGGGTCCGCGGATGGGCCCTCTCACGCGGCGCCGTCGAACCGGCCGCCCTGCCCTGGGGCTTCACCGTGCCCATCGGGCTGCCGGGGCACGTCATGAGCCACGTCCTGCCCACCGCCGACGAGGCGACCGTGCGTGAGCTCACCGGGAGCACCACCGGCCCAGGCATATGGCTGAAGGCCTTCGTGCCGGCGGAGTCGCTCGCCGCCTGGATCGCGCCGGGCTGGTCCCTCCCCGGCGCACCCGGCTTCCTGATGTCCACCGCGCTGCACGCCGGAACCGCCCGGACCCCACCCCCGCTCCCCGGCGGCTATCGGCTCCGCACCTGGGCGGACTCCGGCGTCGTCCACGCACGGGTGCACACGCCCGAGGGCACGACCGCCGCGCGCGGCCAGACCTCGATCGACGGCGCCACCGCCGTCGTCGACAAGGTCGAGACCCACCCCGCCCACCGGCGACGCGGGCTCGGCCGGGTGATCATGCGCACCCTTGTCGACGCGGCCACCGAGAAGGGCGCGACGGTGGGCCTGCTGGCGTCGACGGCGGAGGGCCGCGCCCTGTACGAGGCGACGGGATGGCGCGTGGTGGCGCCACTGGCCAATGCCCTGCGGGGGCCGGACCCGGCCGGCTGACACACCCTCAGTGCGGCCGCCGCGCCGGAGACGCGGGACGGACGGGGCGCAGGATGGACGGGGCGCAGGATGGACGGGGCGCAGGATGGACGGGGCGCAGGCACGGGACCCTGCGATGTCGCAGGCATGACCCGGCCGCTTCGGGATACCCGTACTCCCGACAGAGGAGGCGCAGATGCCGCTCACATTCCGCAAGAGCTTTCAGATCCTGCCGGGCGTCCGGCTGAACATCAACCGTCGCTCGTGGTCCGTCACGACCGGTGGACGGCACGGCCCGAAGCGCACCCACAGCAGCACCGGCAGGCGCACCACGTCGATGGACCTGCCCGGGCCCTTCGGCTGGCGCAAGACGACCAAGCGCAGCCGTCGCAGCTGACTCACCCGATCGGCGGAACATCACACGCCGGGTCGCGGGGCGCGCCTGATCCTCGTATCAGGCACCCATCAGCGGCCCGGCACGGTGTTGTTACGCGACGCGCACACCCCCGGCACGATCTTCATCTCATATGTGAGATAGCGTGCTGGACATGGAAGACGACTACCTCGCACGTATCGGCAAGCTCATCCGTGACGCCCGTCAGCATCGCGGCTGGACACAGACCCAGCTCGCCGAGGCGCTCGCCACGAGTCAGAGCGCAGTCAACCGTATCGAGCGCGGCAACCAGAACATCAGCCTTGAGATGATCGCTCGCATCGGTGAGGCTCTCGACAGCGAGATCGTGTCCCTCGGCTACTCCGGGCCCATGCATCTGCGGGTGGTCGGCGGACGCCGGCTCTCCGGCGCCATCGACGTCAAGACGAGCAAGAACGCCTGCGTCGCACTGCTCTGCGGCTCCCTGCTCAACAAGGGGCGCACCGTGCTGCGCCGGGTGGCCCGCATCGAGGAGGTCTTCCGCCTGCTGGAGGTCCTCAACTCCATCGGGGTGCGCACCCGCTGGATCAACGAAGGCGTCGACCTCGAGATCCTGCCGCCCGCCGAACTGGAGCTGGAGGCCATCGACGCGGACGCCGCGCGCCGGACGCGTTCCATCATCATGTTCCTCGGCCCGCTCCTGCACCGCATGGACCGCTTCACCCTGCCGTACGCCGGCGGCTGCGACCTCGGCACACGGACCATCGAGCCGCACATGATCGCGCTGCGCCGCTTCGGCCTGGAGATCGCGGCCACCGACGGGCTGTACCACGCACAGGTCGACCGCCAGATCCGTCCGGGCCGCCCCATCGTCCTGACCGAGCGCGGCGACACGGTGACCGAGAACGCCCTGCTGGCCGCCGCCCGCCACGACGGCACGACCGTCATCCGTAACGCCTCCTCCAACTACATGGTCCAGGACCTGTGCTTCTTCCTTGAGGCGCTCGGGGTGCGCGTCGAGGGCGTCGGCACGACGACGCTCACCGTGCACGGCGTACCGGAGATCGACGTGGACGTCGACTACTCCCCCTCCGAGGACCCGGTCGAGGCAATGAGCCTGCTCGCCGCCGCCGTGGTGACGGAGTCCGAGCTGACGATCCGTCGCGTCCCGATCGAGTTCCTGGAGATCGAGCTCGCGGTCCTGGAGGAGATGGGCGTCGACTGCGACCGGACACCCGAGTACGCCGCCGACAACGGCCGGACCCGCCTGGTGGACCTGACCGTGCGGCCCTCCAAGCTGGAGGCGCCCATCGACAAGATCCACCCGATGCCCTTCCCGGGGCTGAACATCGACAACGTCCCCTTCTTCGCGGCCATCGCGGCGGCCGCGCACGGCAAGACCCTGATCCACGACTGGGTCTACGACAACCGCGCGATCTACCTCACCGACCTCAACCGCCTCGGTGGAAGGCTCCAGTTGCTGGACCCGCACCGCGTCCTGGTCGAGGGCCCGACCCGCTGGCGCGCCGCCGAGATGATGTGCCCGCCCGCGCTGCGGCCGGCGGTGGTGGTGCTGCTGGCGATGATGGCGGCGGAGGGGACGTCGGTCCTGCGCAACGTGTACGTGATCAACCGGGGTTACGAGGAGCTAGCGGAGCGGCTGAACTCGGTGGGGGCGCAGATCGAGATCTTCCGGGACATCTGACACGAAGATGCCGTCGCACCCAGCCTGGCCTGCTCTTCAGCGGGCCGGCGGGAGGTGCGACGGCATGCATCTCTGGGACTTCTCTGCCAGCAACGTCGAGGGGCACGTGCACAGTCAAGCGACTTGCCGCTCGAGGGCTCGGGACACCGCCGGGCCACTGCCCGGACCCAGGCGTCCGCCCGCCCTTCCTCCTCGGCCTGAGCGCCACCGGACGCCCCACATGTGCGGGGCGTCCGGCGTATCCGGGCGGCTCCAGAGCCACCCAACCGGCAGGCCCACCGGCCGGTACGCCACGAACGACTGCGCCGCTCGGCATTGCCGCACACGCCCCGGAGACATCACACATCGAGGGTTCCGAGCGAAGGGGGGCACGGGATCGGAAGTGCCGCTCCCACGACGGCAGCGCGCACGGCACGGGGATGTACCACCTACGTCAGCGTGCCCTCGCGTGCCGGCGGCGCCCGATGCCTGGGGATCTACCAGCCGACGTGGAACGACGACGCGACATCGTTGAAGTTGCGGTCCTTCAGGTCAGAGATCGAGTCCCCGCCCTTGAACTCCAAGACTGATCCGCTCTGGTAGGCGTCCTTGTACAGCCAGCCGACCCGGTACTGAGATCCGTCAGCCCAGCTCCTGAGGGACGAGATACTGTCGTTCATTCCGTTGGGAACGTTCTTGAAGTCGGAGACTCCTCCCGTGCCGTACGCGGCGAATACCTCGTAGCAGTTGCCGGTGTAGTTCACTCCGGTGAAGAACTGGATGACTCCCGGCTCCCCGTAACTGGTGCAGTTCCCCGCGTTGGGGGCTGCGCCGGCGACGGGTATGAAGGTAAGGAGACTTCCGGCAGCCGTTGCGGCGACCAGCGCAGCCTTCACTCGCACGCTCTTGATCATTGGTTCCCGACTTTCCGAGAGGAGAGGTGGCCGGCGCCACCTCGCCCCGGTGGCACTCCCACGGGGCGCTGGTAATCCTTCACCAGCAGTACTTGACTAGTCAATTTGTGCCCTGTGCATCCATGTCGGGCGGACTGCGGTGCTCCCGTCTGCAAAATGAATCCACCACGTCCTCGAGGCCGGGCGTAGTCGCGCGAAGGCAGGGAGCGACGGTTCGCCGATGTCCGTGGACGATCTCATCGCCGCATCGACATCGCACGAGCTGGAGCGTCCGACCGGGGAGACGCCCGCTCTGACCGTGCCGGGCATGCTTACGGAGCTGCGAGGACATACGGACACGACAGCCGCACGGGCTGCCGTGTCCGTATGCCGTGTGCTGGGCCTACTTGACCGACCCCGCCATCACACCCTGAACGAAGTGCCGTTGGAAGGCGAAGAACACCACCAGCGGAACAACCAGGGAGACGAACGCGCCCGGTGCGAGGACGTCGATGTTGCTGCCGAACTGACGTATCTGGGACTGAAGCTGCACGGTCAGCGGCTGCGAGGAGCTGTCCGCGAACAGCAGGGCCACCAGCATGTCGTTCCACACCCAGAGGAACTGGAAGATGGCGAGACTGGCGATGGCCGGCCGGCCCACCGGCAGGACCAGCTGGACGAAGATCCGCCACTCGCTGCCGCCGTCCATCCGCGCTGCCTCCAGCATCTCCTTCGGCATCTCGGCGAAGTAGTTCCGCAGGAGAAACACTCCGAACGGCAGGCCGTAGGCCACGTGGAACAGCACCACACCGGGGATGGTGCCGAACAGTCCCAGCTGCCCGAAGAGCTTGGCGACCGGCAGCAGGCCGATCTGCACCGGCACCACCAGGAGGGCCACGACGACCAGGAAAACGCTGTCCCGGCCCGGGAAGTCGAGCCAGGCGAAGGCGTATCCCGCCAGCGCCGCGATGGTCACGACCAGGAAGGTCGTCGGCACCGAGATGAGTACCGTGTTCCAGAGCGACTGCGTCATGCCGGAGTTCTTCAGCAGCGCCGTGTAGTTGTCGAAGGAGAGCTGGCCGGGGCTGGAGAAAACCGTCCACCAGCCCCCCTTCGCCGTGTCCTGGGACGACCGCAGGGACGACACCAGGAGTCCCGCGAGCGGGGTGAGCCACACCAGCCCCGTCACCACGAGGAGTGCCTGCACAAGGCCGTTGCCCAGCCCACGCCGGATCGCGTTCATCGCTGACTCCTTCGGAAGCGGCGGACGTTGAAGACCATGGCCGGGACGACCAGCACCAGGAGGAGCACGCCCAGCGCACTGCCCAGGCCCTGGTTGTTGCCGCCGCCGAACGACACCAGCCACATCTGCGTCGCGAGGACAGTCGCGTCCTCCTGCACCGGCCCCGGTGCGATGATGTAGACGAGGTCGAACACCTTCATCACGTTGATGACCAGGGTCACGAAGACAACGGTCAGTACGGGGGCCAGCAGCGGCACCGTGATGCGCCGGAAGATCTGCCACTCGTTGGCACCGTCCATCCGGGCCGCCTCCAACGCGTCCCGCGGCAGGGCCGCGAGCCCGGCCCCGATCAGGACCATGGCGAACCCGGTCCAGATCCACAGGTACGCACCGATGATCGCCGGCGTCACCAGGGCCGGCCCCAGCCACGACACACCCTGGTAGGGCTGCTCGAAGTTCGAGGCGGGCAGTTTCACCGTGTAGCTGCCGGCCGCGAGGCCCGAGAGACGGAAGGAGCCGTCGGAGGCCGTGGTGGTGCTCGCGGCTGTCCTGCCGTCGGTATCGACGGCTTCGACGCGCATCTGCGGCAGTCCGCTCTCCTTACGGTCGACCTTGCCCTGCTCCCCTCCCCCGCCGGGGGTGAAGTCCAGGTACACCACCCCGCTGACCTCGTCGGCCGCGGCCCTGTGGTCGGCCGCCGCGTACGCGGGCCGCGCGGCCCCGGGCACATCACCCGGGGCGATGCCCACCATCCCGAAGTTCACCGACCCGCCGGGATGCACGCGCTCGCTCGTGCGGTAGGAGCCGTCCGGACCCGCGGTGAGCCCGTGATCGTCGCGGGCCCTGGCGGTCGGGTAGGCGGCGGAGTCCTCGAAGGCGTCGTGCACGCTGACGACGGCCGCGTTGAGCACGCCCTTGGAGGGGTCCTCGTCGTAGGCGAGACGGAAGACGATGCCCGCGGCGAGGAATGACACGGCCATCGGCATGAACAGCAGCAGCTTGAACGCCGTTGCCCAGCGGACCTTCTCCACCAGCACGGCCAGGACGAGGCCGAGACCGGTCAGCAGGGTCGGGGCCGCCACGACCCAGATGGCCGTGTTCCGGACGGCCTTGAAGGTCGCCGGGTCGCGGAACATCTCCGTGTAGTTGTCGGTGCCCACGAAGTCGGAGCCGGAGGCGTCGAAGAAGCTGCGGCCGACGGAGAACAACACGGGGTAGACGACGAGGGCGCCCAGCAGCAGCAGTGCGGGGAGCACGAACAGGAGGGCGATCGGGCGGGCCCGCCGCCGGGAGCGGCGGGTGCGTCCGGCGGCGGCCGGCGGCGGGCTCGTGGTCTCTTTGACCAGAGTGACGGTCATGTCGCGTCAGCCCTTGTACGCCTTGACGGCGGCGGCTTCCAGCTTCGAGGCGGTGGCTGCGGGGTCGGAGGGGTCGCGCAGGAAGTCCTGAAGCAGCTTCCACTCCCCCGCCCCCTTGGTGCCGCCGAACGCCGCGGGGGCCTGGTCGGACATGTCGAAGCGGACGGAGTCGGCCGCATCGACCAGGGACTTGGCGGTGGCGCGGGTGACGTCGTCGCTGTAGGAGTCGAGAGGGAGGTTCTTGTTCGGGGAGAGGTATCCCCCCGCCTTCGCCCACACGGCCGACGCCTCCGGGGTGGCCAGGTACTCGAGCAGCTTCATGCCGGCCTTGGCGTTCTTGCCGTCCTTGAGGACCACTGCGGCGTCACCGCCACTGACGACCGGAGCCTTGCCACCGTCGACGGCGGGGAAGGGGAAGAAGTCGGCGTCCTTGCCGATGGTCCTGCCGAACTGGTCGCGGGCCACACCGGCGACGAAGTCGCCCTCGTAGACCATGCCGGCGTCGGGCTCGGGCCCGAACACCTTCTCCACCGAACCCGGGAAGTCGGTGTTGAGGGCTCCCTTCTGGCCACCGGCGATCAGCTCCTTGTCCTTGAAGAGCTTGCCGAGGGTGGTGAGCGCCCGGACGACCGAGGCGTCTGTCCACTTCAGCTTGTGGGTGGCGAGGGCGTCGTACTTCTCGGGGCCGGCCTGGGAGAGGTAGATGTTCTCGAACCAGTCGGTGAGGGTCCAGCCGTCCTGGCCACCGACCGAGAACGCAGCGAGGCCGGAGTCGGAGATCGTGTGCCCGGCCTTGAGCATGTCGTCGTAGGAGGTGGGCGGCTTGACGCCGGCCTGGCTGAAGGCGTCGGGGCTGTACCAGACCGTCGACTTGTGGGCGGCCTTGAAGTAGAGACCGTAGAGGCTGCCGTCGACGCTGCCGTAGTTCTTCCAGACGGGTGCGTAGCCGGCGTCGACGGACTTCTCGGTGGCGGCCGACAGCTCAGTGAGCCAGCCCTGCTCGGCGAACTGCTGGAGCACGCCAACCTGCGGGACCATGACGACGTCGGGGGCGTTGCCACCCTCGATCTTGCTGCCGACGACAGTGGAGACGTTGTCGCCGGTGGAGACGAACGCGGTCTTGGCGCCGGTCTTCGTACTGAACGCGTCCAGCACCTTCTGGAAGTTCTTCTGCTCGGTGCCCGACCAGACTCCGGCCACGGTGACCGTCTGGCCGCTGAGTGCCTTGTCTCCGCCACCAGCGGTGACGGGGTCGCTGCCACCGCAGGCCGTGGCGCCGAGTGCGAGGGAGAGGGCGGTGCAGCTCATGAGCAGGGTGGTACGTCGTCGCATCATCATTGATGTTCCTTAGGAGGTGGTTGGCCGCGGAAAGCGTCAGAGGTCGTTGATCCACCAGGCCGCAGTCGAGCCTGGGAGTACTCCGGCCGGGCAAGGGCCGCTTGAGAGCAGTGGGGTGCCGGAGACCGGCGCCGGGGTGGGCGCCGTACCGAAGTTGACGGCGCAGACGAGGCCGTCGCCCCGTGCGAAGGCGAGCACTCCCGGCGGGGTGTCCAGCCAGAGGAGGGCTCCCTCGCGCAGCTGGGCCAGAGATGCGCGCAGCTGGAGTCCTTCGCGGTACAGGTGCCAGAAGGAGCGGGTGTCGGCGAGCGCGCGGTCGGTGGCGTACTCGGCGAAGTACTCGGGCTGCGGCAGCCATGGCTTGGCGCTTTCGGCTCCGGAGGTGAAGCCGAACGGAGACGCCTGTCCGGACCAGGGCAGCGGCACACGGCAGCCGTCGCGGATGCGGGCGCGACTGCCGGTCCGGTGGTAGATCGGGTCGGTGAGGACATCGTCGGGCAGGTCCACGACCTCGGGCAGGCCCAGTTCCTCGCCCTGGTAGATGTAGGCGGCTCCGGGCAGCGCGAGCATCAGCAGTGCGGCGGCGCGGGCGCGGGCCGGGCCGAGTCCGCTGCCCTCCGTGGCGGGTTCGCCGTAGCGGGTGACGGTGCGGACCTGGTCGTGGTTGTTGAGGACCCAGGTGACCGTGGAGCCGGTACCGGCGATGTCCTGCATGGCCTCCGCGATGACCTTGCGGAAGGCGTCCGCGTCCCACGGGGCGCTCAGGAGGTCGAAGAAGAAGGCCTGGTGGAGTTCGTCGGGGCGCACGTACTGGGCGTGTTCGCGGGCGGAGGGAACGGAGACCTCGCCGACGAGGAGGCGTTCGGAGCCGTCGCGGGCCGCATACTCCTCGCAGATCGACCTCCAGTGCCGCCAGACGTCATGCACCTCGGGCTGGTTCCAGGCGAGAGGGTTGACCGAGTCGCGGGTGCGGGCGTCGGCCTCGGGGTCCGGGGAGTCGGGCAGCTCGGGGTGCTTGAAGAGGCCGGCGGCGACGTCGATCCGGAAGCCGTCGACGCCCCGGTCCAGCCAGAAGCGGAGCACGCGGTCGAACTCGGCGCCGATCTCGGGATTGCGCCAGTTCCAGTCGGGCTGCTCGGGTGTGAACATGTGGAGGTACCACTGGCCGGGGCGCCCGTCCCGCTCGGTGATCCTCGTCCAGGCCGGGCCGCCGAACATGGCATGCCAGTTGTTGGGAGGTTCGTCGCCGCCCGGACCTCGGCCGTCGGCGAAGTGGAAGCGGGCGCGGGCCGGGCTGCCGGGCTCTGCGTCGAGCGCCGCCTTGAACCACGGGTGCTCGGAGGAGCAGTGGTTGGGCACGATGTCGAGCAGGACGCGGATGCCGAGCCGGTGAGCGGCCGCCATCAGCTGGTCGAATTCGGCGATGTCGCCGAAGGTCGGATCGACGTCGCAGTAGTCGGCCACGTCGTAGCCGTGGTCGTGCTGCGGCGAGGGGTAGAAGGGGCTCAGCCAAATCCCGTCCACGCCCAGCTTCTTCAGGTAAGGCAGTCCGGCCTTGACTCCGGCGAGATCGCCGATGCCGTCGCCGGTGCTGTCGAGGAAGCTGCGGACGTACACCTGGTAGATGACCGCGTCGCGCCACCAACCGTGCATGTTCAACCCATTACCTGTCTCTCGTGACCCGTTGTTATGCATACATGTTAAGTAGAGGTGTCCTCAGCATGTCAACGAAAATCACAGAGATAGCAGGAAGGACATCCTTTTTATGGGCATAAATCGGCCTCAAGTAGAGGGCACGAGGCTCGAGCGTTACTTAACAGGTAACTAGCGGTGGGGGATGGCAGCGAGCTCCCGCGCCAGACGTTCGACTGCCGCCTCGGATGTCTCGTGCCCGGTCATCGCGTCACGCACCACCGCCTGCACCACCAGACTGACCTGGTCGTAGCGCGGGCTCTTCGGCCGCGGCGCGGCAAAGAGCACGCTCGAGCGCAGAGTGGGCAGATAGGGGAACCGCTTCACCAGATCCGGATCCTCGTACAGAGCCGCCCGCACGGGCGGCAGCGCGCCACGTGTGAGCACCTGGCGCTGAACCGTCTCACTGGTCAGGTACGCGATGAGGCGAGACGCCGAATCAGGATGCCGTGCATGTGTGTTGACGGCCAGGTCGGAACCGCCCAGCACGCTGGTACCCGGCCCGTCGGGGCCTGGCAGACGTACGGCGCCGATCTTCCCCGCGACAGGGGAGCCGGGGGCCGACGCGACGGCGTACGCGTAGGACCAGTTGCGCAGGAAGAGCAGCCGTCCATCCTGGAACGCCTGCTTGGACTCCTCTTCCTTGTAGGAGAGAGCCGGCTTCGGAATCCAGCCTTCCCGGACGCCACGGGCGAGGAAGCCGATCCCCTCACGGGCCGGCGCGGAGTTCACCGTGACCCTGTCGCCCTCGTCCCCGAGGATGGTGCCACCCGCCGAGTAGACCGCCTCGGCGGCGTTCACGGTCAGGCCCTCGTAGGGAAGGAACTGGCCCGCATAACCCTCCAGACCGTACTTCGGCGCTATGGTCTTCGCGTCTCGTTCCAGCTCCGCCCAGGTCCGCGGCGGCGGGAGGCCCTCCTTGTCGAGGACATCCTTGCGATACAGAAGCAGTCCGGCGTTGGTGACGTAGGGCACCGCGTACAGCCGCCCGTCATACGTCGCGGTGTCCACGACGGGCCGCAGAAAGGCCTTGAGCGAGAAGCGACCGGGATCCAGCGGGCGTATCCACCCCGCGTCCGCGAACTCAGCTGTCCAGGTGACGTCGATGTTGAGCACGTCGAACCGGCCGCGGTCCGCCTCGCGCAGGTCCGTGACCATCTGCGCATGCGTCTCGTCGGCGGAGTCGGGCAGCTCGACCAGCGTCACCCGTTCCCTCGGGTGGGTACGGTTCCACCCCTCCAGCACGGAACCGAGATACCCGGTGAGATCTCCGGCGGTGGCCAGCGTGAGCGGCCCCCGGCTTTCGCCGTCGTGCTCGGCATCCGGCGCGACACACCCGGTCAGCGCGAGTCCGAGAGCAAGGAGGCACCTGCTCGCGGCTCTGGTCCACCGCATCGGTACCTCCCTGTAACACCGGCAGCGACGGCATTGTCG from Streptomyces sp. NBC_01341 includes these protein-coding regions:
- a CDS encoding GNAT family N-acetyltransferase, which codes for MHFTNTSEAVRAWVRGWALSRGAVEPAALPWGFTVPIGLPGHVMSHVLPTADEATVRELTGSTTGPGIWLKAFVPAESLAAWIAPGWSLPGAPGFLMSTALHAGTARTPPPLPGGYRLRTWADSGVVHARVHTPEGTTAARGQTSIDGATAVVDKVETHPAHRRRGLGRVIMRTLVDAATEKGATVGLLASTAEGRALYEATGWRVVAPLANALRGPDPAG
- a CDS encoding DUF4236 domain-containing protein, whose translation is MPLTFRKSFQILPGVRLNINRRSWSVTTGGRHGPKRTHSSTGRRTTSMDLPGPFGWRKTTKRSRRS
- a CDS encoding helix-turn-helix domain-containing protein, whose translation is MEDDYLARIGKLIRDARQHRGWTQTQLAEALATSQSAVNRIERGNQNISLEMIARIGEALDSEIVSLGYSGPMHLRVVGGRRLSGAIDVKTSKNACVALLCGSLLNKGRTVLRRVARIEEVFRLLEVLNSIGVRTRWINEGVDLEILPPAELELEAIDADAARRTRSIIMFLGPLLHRMDRFTLPYAGGCDLGTRTIEPHMIALRRFGLEIAATDGLYHAQVDRQIRPGRPIVLTERGDTVTENALLAAARHDGTTVIRNASSNYMVQDLCFFLEALGVRVEGVGTTTLTVHGVPEIDVDVDYSPSEDPVEAMSLLAAAVVTESELTIRRVPIEFLEIELAVLEEMGVDCDRTPEYAADNGRTRLVDLTVRPSKLEAPIDKIHPMPFPGLNIDNVPFFAAIAAAAHGKTLIHDWVYDNRAIYLTDLNRLGGRLQLLDPHRVLVEGPTRWRAAEMMCPPALRPAVVVLLAMMAAEGTSVLRNVYVINRGYEELAERLNSVGAQIEIFRDI
- a CDS encoding carbohydrate ABC transporter permease — translated: MNAIRRGLGNGLVQALLVVTGLVWLTPLAGLLVSSLRSSQDTAKGGWWTVFSSPGQLSFDNYTALLKNSGMTQSLWNTVLISVPTTFLVVTIAALAGYAFAWLDFPGRDSVFLVVVALLVVPVQIGLLPVAKLFGQLGLFGTIPGVVLFHVAYGLPFGVFLLRNYFAEMPKEMLEAARMDGGSEWRIFVQLVLPVGRPAIASLAIFQFLWVWNDMLVALLFADSSSQPLTVQLQSQIRQFGSNIDVLAPGAFVSLVVPLVVFFAFQRHFVQGVMAGSVK
- a CDS encoding ABC transporter permease subunit — protein: MTVTLVKETTSPPPAAAGRTRRSRRRARPIALLFVLPALLLLGALVVYPVLFSVGRSFFDASGSDFVGTDNYTEMFRDPATFKAVRNTAIWVVAAPTLLTGLGLVLAVLVEKVRWATAFKLLLFMPMAVSFLAAGIVFRLAYDEDPSKGVLNAAVVSVHDAFEDSAAYPTARARDDHGLTAGPDGSYRTSERVHPGGSVNFGMVGIAPGDVPGAARPAYAAADHRAAADEVSGVVYLDFTPGGGGEQGKVDRKESGLPQMRVEAVDTDGRTAASTTTASDGSFRLSGLAAGSYTVKLPASNFEQPYQGVSWLGPALVTPAIIGAYLWIWTGFAMVLIGAGLAALPRDALEAARMDGANEWQIFRRITVPLLAPVLTVVFVTLVINVMKVFDLVYIIAPGPVQEDATVLATQMWLVSFGGGNNQGLGSALGVLLLVLVVPAMVFNVRRFRRSQR
- a CDS encoding ABC transporter substrate-binding protein, producing the protein MMRRRTTLLMSCTALSLALGATACGGSDPVTAGGGDKALSGQTVTVAGVWSGTEQKNFQKVLDAFSTKTGAKTAFVSTGDNVSTVVGSKIEGGNAPDVVMVPQVGVLQQFAEQGWLTELSAATEKSVDAGYAPVWKNYGSVDGSLYGLYFKAAHKSTVWYSPDAFSQAGVKPPTSYDDMLKAGHTISDSGLAAFSVGGQDGWTLTDWFENIYLSQAGPEKYDALATHKLKWTDASVVRALTTLGKLFKDKELIAGGQKGALNTDFPGSVEKVFGPEPDAGMVYEGDFVAGVARDQFGRTIGKDADFFPFPAVDGGKAPVVSGGDAAVVLKDGKNAKAGMKLLEYLATPEASAVWAKAGGYLSPNKNLPLDSYSDDVTRATAKSLVDAADSVRFDMSDQAPAAFGGTKGAGEWKLLQDFLRDPSDPAATASKLEAAAVKAYKG
- a CDS encoding glycoside hydrolase family 13 protein, with the translated sequence MHGWWRDAVIYQVYVRSFLDSTGDGIGDLAGVKAGLPYLKKLGVDGIWLSPFYPSPQHDHGYDVADYCDVDPTFGDIAEFDQLMAAAHRLGIRVLLDIVPNHCSSEHPWFKAALDAEPGSPARARFHFADGRGPGGDEPPNNWHAMFGGPAWTRITERDGRPGQWYLHMFTPEQPDWNWRNPEIGAEFDRVLRFWLDRGVDGFRIDVAAGLFKHPELPDSPDPEADARTRDSVNPLAWNQPEVHDVWRHWRSICEEYAARDGSERLLVGEVSVPSAREHAQYVRPDELHQAFFFDLLSAPWDADAFRKVIAEAMQDIAGTGSTVTWVLNNHDQVRTVTRYGEPATEGSGLGPARARAAALLMLALPGAAYIYQGEELGLPEVVDLPDDVLTDPIYHRTGSRARIRDGCRVPLPWSGQASPFGFTSGAESAKPWLPQPEYFAEYATDRALADTRSFWHLYREGLQLRASLAQLREGALLWLDTPPGVLAFARGDGLVCAVNFGTAPTPAPVSGTPLLSSGPCPAGVLPGSTAAWWINDL
- a CDS encoding ABC transporter substrate-binding protein, with the translated sequence MRWTRAASRCLLALGLALTGCVAPDAEHDGESRGPLTLATAGDLTGYLGSVLEGWNRTHPRERVTLVELPDSADETHAQMVTDLREADRGRFDVLNIDVTWTAEFADAGWIRPLDPGRFSLKAFLRPVVDTATYDGRLYAVPYVTNAGLLLYRKDVLDKEGLPPPRTWAELERDAKTIAPKYGLEGYAGQFLPYEGLTVNAAEAVYSAGGTILGDEGDRVTVNSAPAREGIGFLARGVREGWIPKPALSYKEEESKQAFQDGRLLFLRNWSYAYAVASAPGSPVAGKIGAVRLPGPDGPGTSVLGGSDLAVNTHARHPDSASRLIAYLTSETVQRQVLTRGALPPVRAALYEDPDLVKRFPYLPTLRSSVLFAAPRPKSPRYDQVSLVVQAVVRDAMTGHETSEAAVERLARELAAIPHR